Part of the Tenacibaculum sp. SZ-18 genome, ATCTTCTTTGGTGAGTCATCAAATAAATCAGCATCAATAAATCTGTTTACCGAAGGCTCTGGAAGTTTTGGAGAAATGTATTCTAGATATTGATCATCAATTTCTTCTAAGAATCTGCTTGGTTCTCCATCGGTTAATTTACCCCAACGATATCGTGTTTGGGCGTAGGACAAATATGCTTGTTTTTCTGCTCTGGTTAAAGCAACATAAAATAATCTTCTCTCCTCCTCTAGTTCACTTCTTGTATTCATACTCATTGCTGACGGAAATAAATTTTCTTCCAGACCAACAATATATACATAAGGAAACTCTAATCCTTTTGCTAAGTGAATAGTCATTAAAGACACTCGTGGTGTTTCATCCTTTTTATCAGAATCAAAATCGGTAGCTAAAGCCACATCTTCTAAGAAAATTGGTAAAGAAGCGTCTTCTCCAGCCTCAATTTTATCGGTAATAAAATCTTTAATACCATTTAATAGTTCCTGTACGTTTTCAACTTTACTGATTCCTTCAGGAGTTCCATCTTTCTGCAAATCTTTAACAAGTTGCGTTTGTTTAACTACTAAATCTGCAACCTCAAAAGCATTTTTTGTTTGTGATTCAATTTGAAAACGCTGAATCATATTTGCAAAATTCTCCAGTTTCGTTTTAGTACCCGCATTTATGTTTACATCTAAAAGCGGTAATGTTTGAATTACTTCAAAAATTGACTTTTTATAATTATTGGCCGCAATCGTTAATTTATCAATTGTTGTTTGACCAATTCCTCTAGCTGGATAATTAATTACTCTTTTTAATGCTTCTTCATCATTTGGATTGATTAAAAGACGTAAATAAGAAAGTAAATCTTTAATCTCTTTTCTTTGATAGAATGAAATACCTCCATAAATCTTATACTTGATATCTTTTTTACGAAGAGCATCTTCCATTGCTCTGGATTGTGCATTGGTTCTATATAAAATGGCAAACTCATTATTTGTGAGTTGGTTATTCATTTTATTATCAAAAATTGATTGAGCAACAAAACGACCTTCTTCACCATCAGAAATGGTTCTCATAACTTTTATTGAGCCACCTTCATCATTTGCCGTCCAAACTTCTTTATCTAGCCTGGTTTTGTTTTTAGCAATAACGGAATTTGCAGCATTTACAATATTCTTTGTTGAACGATAATTCTGTTCTAACTTGAAAGTTTTTACATCCGGATAATCCTTCTGGAAGTTTAAGATGTTTTGAATATTCGCTCCACGGAAGGCGTAAATACTCTGTGAATCATCTCCCACTACACAGATATTTTGAAAACGATCTGCCAGTGCTCTTACAATTAAATACTGTGAATGGTTAGTATCTTGGTACTCATCTACCAAAATATATCTAAATCTATTTTGGTATTTAGCCAATACATCAGGAAACCTTGCCAAAAGTTCATTTGTTCTAAGTAATAAATCATCGAAATCCATTGCTCCTGATTTGAAACAACGATCTACATATTCTTTATAAATATCTCCCATTTTTGGCCTGCTAGCCATTAAATCTGCTTCCTGTAAATCAGAATTATTAAAATATGCACGAACAGTAATTAAGCTATTTTTAAATGAAGATATTCTACTTAGTATTTGCTTTGGCTTATATCGATCCTTATCAAGATTCATTTCTTTAATAATAGAAGTAATTAATCTTACAGAATCTTGTGTATCATAAATTGTAAAGTTTGATGGATATCCTAATTTATCTGCTTCAGATCTCAAAATACGAGCAAAAACAGAGTGAAAAGTTCCCATCCATAAATTCTTCGCTTCGCTATATCCTACGACTTTACCAATTCTATCTTTCATTTCGCGAGCTGCCTTGTTGGTAAACGTTAAAGCTAGAATATTAAAAGAATCTACTCCTTGTTCCATTAAATGAGCTATTCTAAATGTTAATACTCTTGTTTTACCAGAACCCGCTCCTGCTATAATAATCATTGGGCCATCTTTTTGCAGTACAGCCGATCTCTGTGGTTCGTTAAGTTGTTCTAAATAAGCACTCAAAGAAAATAAATTTGATAAGTATTCAAAAATGTTAAATTAACCATTATTTCTACTTTGCTCATTATAAAAAGTTACTTTTTATTCACAATTTATTCTTCATAAAACTCGATTAAAGTATTCCTTTTAAAAGGAATAAAGACAAATATCACCTTATAAGGTTATAATTTTAAAAATAACTTTTATAGGTTATAAAAAAAATATATATTTACCTAAAATCGATCTATCATGATTGCAGTAATTACTGGAGATATTATCAACTCAAGAAATGAACCAGCAAATAAATGGTTGTCAAATTTAAAAAAAATACTTGCTTCTGTAAACAGTACACCGAAATACTGGGAAATTTATAGAGGTGACAGCTTTCAATTACAAACAACTCCTGAAGCTGCTTTACTGATATGTATTAGAATTAAAGCCTCTATAAAACAAATTAATGGTTTAGACGTTAGATTAGCAATTGGAATTGGCGAGAAAAATTTTGATGCAGAAAGGATTACTGAATCTAACGGAGAAGTTTTTATCAATTCGGGTTATGCGTTTGATCATCTGCTGAAAAAACAAAGTATCGCAATTAAAAGTCCATGGAAAGCCATTGATGATGAATTTAATATTTCGATTCCGTTAGCATTACTAACTATGGATTATTGGACCGCAAATTCTGCTGAATTCGTAAGTGTTTCTATTGAAAACCCAGAATCAACTCAAAAAGATTTAGGAAACTTACTTAACATTTCACAAGCGGGAATCAGTAAACGAGGCAAACGCTCAGGATTTGAAGAAATCATTAAATTCGAACAACACTATAGACAAAAAATCGACGAAAAAATTAACCAACCATAATGCTTTTCATTCAATTACTATTAGCTCACATTTTAGGTGACTTTGTTTTTCAACCTACTTCATGGGTTAAAAACAAACTAAAATTTAAAATTAAATCATATAAACTTTATGCACATATTGGTGTTCATTCCGCGCTCCTATTAATTATTACTTTACTTCATCAAAATTTTTGGTTAGGCTTTGTTGTTATTGTTATATCGCATTATTTAATTGACTTAACTAAGTTATATCTGCATAAAAAAGTAAAAAGCAATATTTTATTTTTAGGAGATCAAATTCTACACTTATTCTTTTTAGCATTTGCCACTTACATTACAAAACCTTTTAAAGTTGATTTTTCAAAAATATTTACTGAACAAGTATTACTTCTCATCACTGCTGTTCTATTCATTGTATTTGTTGCTCCCATTTTAATTCAACTTATTGTAAAACAATGGGAACCTGAAAAAGACAAACTTGATCACAAGCAATCGTTAAAAGAAGCAGGAAAATATATAGGAATATTAGAACGTTTATTCGTTTTTATGTTTGTTATATTTGATAAATGGGAAGGCGTCGGTTTTTTACTAGCGGCAAAATCCATTTTTAGATTTGGTGATTTAACGACTGCAAAAGACAGAAAACTTACCGAATATATTCTGATAGGTACATTAATTAGTTTTGGATTAGCCATCCTAACAGGACTTATTTATAAAAAAGTAATTCAACTATTTTAACATGAAAAAATATAAAGCCCTTTTATTTCTTCTAATATCAATTACGTCATTCTCACAAGAACTAAATAAAGATTGTGAAGTAATTGAACAAAAAGTAATTGAATGGAGAAGAGATTTCCATCAAAACCCAGAACTTTCAAATAGAGAATTCGAAACAGCTAAAAAGATTGCGAAACATTTAAAATCTCTTGGTATTGAAACACAGGAAAATGTTGCTAAAACAGGTGTTGTTGGAATCTTGAAAGGAAAAAAAACAGGCAAAGTTTTAGCCTTAAGAGCAGATATTGATGCTTTACCTGTAATTGAAAGAAACGATTTATCGTTTAAATCTAATGTAAAGTCAACTTATTTAGGTAAAGAAGTTGGTGTTATGCATGCGTGTGGCCATGACACTCACATAGCAATTTTAATGGGAGTTGCAGAAGTTTTAACAAAAAACAAAGACAAAATAAATGGAACTGTAAAATTCATATTTCAACCTGCAGAAGAAGGTGCACCAGAAGGAGAAGAGGGAGGTGCGGAATTAATGGTAAAGGAAGGAGTTCTTAAAAACCCTGATGTGGATGCAATTTTTGGTTTACATATTTCTTCTGGGCAAGATGTAGGCACAATAACTTACAAACCTGGAGGAATCATGGCTGCTTCACAAACTTTCCGAATAAAAGTAAAAGGAAAACAATCGCACGGTTCCAGACCTTGGGCTAGTATTGATCCGATTATGATTTCAGCTAAAATTATTGATGCTTTACAAACTATTATCAGTAGAGAAGTTGATTTAACCAATGAAGGTGCTGTTATTACCGTAGGTAAAATAGACGCTGGAGTTCGAAGTAATATCATTCCTGAATCAGCAGAAATGATCGGTACGATTAGAACTCTAGATTATGGAATGCAAAAACAAATTAATGATCGAATGAAAGAAATGGTCCCTGCAATTGCGAAGTCATACAGAGCAGAAGCAACCATTGAAATTGAAAAAGGATATCCGATAACATACAATAATATTGAATTAACAAAACAAGTCCTTCCTACTCTTCAAAATGTTGCAGGTAAAGAAAATGTACATTTAATAAAAGCCATTACAGGAGCGGAGGACTTTTCATTCTTTCAAAAAGAAATACCAGGTTTTTACTTCTTTTTAGGAGGAAAAACTATCGGAAATAACAATCCATATCCTCATCATACCCCAGATTTTCAAATTGATGAAAGTGGAATGTTACTAGGTGTAAAAACAATGACACAATTAACTTTAGATTTTTTAAATAATTAATCCAATTGATTTGAATACATGGAAGATAAAATAATTGAAGGACTCGCTTTTGCCTTACCTGCTTTGGTTACAGGAGGTGTTGCTTACTTTATGTTTAGTGCTTTTTTACAAAGAGATGAAAACGAAAAAAAGTTTGAAGCACTTATTCAAAAGAAAAAGGAAAGCTTACCTTTAAAACTTCAGGCTTATGAACGATTACTTTTGTATTGCGAACGCATTAATCCTGCAAAATTATTAACAAGAGTTAACCCAATTGGTACCGATACTGATAGCTACGCACATTTACTTATTGCAAACATGGAACAAGAATTTGAACACAATTTAGTACAGCAAATATATGTTCATGAAGATGCGTGGACAGCTGTTCTTGGATCCAAATTATCTATTGTGAATAAAATCAGAACTACAGCAGAATCAAGTGAAAGCGCCAAAGATCTACGAGAAAATTTATTAATTGATTATTCACAAATTGAAAGTCCGACAGAAACTGCCATTGCAATTATAAAACAACAAGTTAAGAGACTTATATAAGCAAAAAGGTTACATCGAATGATGTAACCTTTTCTTTTGGAAAGATTCTAGACTTTCTCTTTGGTTTAAAATATCAATTATAAGCTATAACTGTAACCTTAATCCTACTCTGAAATTTCTTCCACGAGTAGTATACCCTAAAATATCGTCGTAATCTTCATTTAATAAGTTTGTAACAGATCCAAATACAGTTACTTTATCTTTGAAGAATGTATAATTTGCATTAAAATCTACTAATGAATAACTATCTAATGTAACCGTTTCAGTAGTAAATGTTGTTGAATTAAAGAAACTAGCAGGACGTTCTCCTACATTTCTATAAACAACTGAAACGAATGTATTCTTTAATGGCTTCACCTCTAAGTTACCAACAAACTTATGTGTAGGAATGTAATCGACATCTATATTCTTATCAGTATATGTATATCCTAAATTGATTCTTAACATGTCAATTGGCTTTGCATCTAACGACACTTCAACACCATTAACATCAATTGTTTCTGTTGAATTCTGATATACTCCAAAAGGTGCAGTTGTAATACTTTGGTACACAATGGCATCATCTTGTGTTCTATCAAAATAAACAGCCTCGAAAGTATACTTTTTATCAAAGTTTAATTCTAGCCCAGCTTCAATGGTTTTACTAGTTTCTGGATCTAAATCTACGTTTCCGTAAATTGAAAATAATTGAAATGTACTAGGAGCAATAAATGCAGAACTATAAGAAGCTAATGCCTTTAATGATAAATCTTTATCTCTTAAAATATTATAAGAAGTGTTTAAATCATAAACAAAATTACTTCCATATTCACTATGAAT contains:
- a CDS encoding ATP-dependent helicase — protein: MSAYLEQLNEPQRSAVLQKDGPMIIIAGAGSGKTRVLTFRIAHLMEQGVDSFNILALTFTNKAAREMKDRIGKVVGYSEAKNLWMGTFHSVFARILRSEADKLGYPSNFTIYDTQDSVRLITSIIKEMNLDKDRYKPKQILSRISSFKNSLITVRAYFNNSDLQEADLMASRPKMGDIYKEYVDRCFKSGAMDFDDLLLRTNELLARFPDVLAKYQNRFRYILVDEYQDTNHSQYLIVRALADRFQNICVVGDDSQSIYAFRGANIQNILNFQKDYPDVKTFKLEQNYRSTKNIVNAANSVIAKNKTRLDKEVWTANDEGGSIKVMRTISDGEEGRFVAQSIFDNKMNNQLTNNEFAILYRTNAQSRAMEDALRKKDIKYKIYGGISFYQRKEIKDLLSYLRLLINPNDEEALKRVINYPARGIGQTTIDKLTIAANNYKKSIFEVIQTLPLLDVNINAGTKTKLENFANMIQRFQIESQTKNAFEVADLVVKQTQLVKDLQKDGTPEGISKVENVQELLNGIKDFITDKIEAGEDASLPIFLEDVALATDFDSDKKDETPRVSLMTIHLAKGLEFPYVYIVGLEENLFPSAMSMNTRSELEEERRLFYVALTRAEKQAYLSYAQTRYRWGKLTDGEPSRFLEEIDDQYLEYISPKLPEPSVNRFIDADLFDDSPKKIRFQKPIQKKRKEFMTKKSTDLIPPKGKMKKVSELSGKTNLFDGEVVIGNIVEHNRFGKGEVVGLEGKGPNKKAEIQFATAGKKKLLLQFAKLKVIG
- a CDS encoding SatD family protein yields the protein MIAVITGDIINSRNEPANKWLSNLKKILASVNSTPKYWEIYRGDSFQLQTTPEAALLICIRIKASIKQINGLDVRLAIGIGEKNFDAERITESNGEVFINSGYAFDHLLKKQSIAIKSPWKAIDDEFNISIPLALLTMDYWTANSAEFVSVSIENPESTQKDLGNLLNISQAGISKRGKRSGFEEIIKFEQHYRQKIDEKINQP
- a CDS encoding DUF3307 domain-containing protein, with translation MLFIQLLLAHILGDFVFQPTSWVKNKLKFKIKSYKLYAHIGVHSALLLIITLLHQNFWLGFVVIVISHYLIDLTKLYLHKKVKSNILFLGDQILHLFFLAFATYITKPFKVDFSKIFTEQVLLLITAVLFIVFVAPILIQLIVKQWEPEKDKLDHKQSLKEAGKYIGILERLFVFMFVIFDKWEGVGFLLAAKSIFRFGDLTTAKDRKLTEYILIGTLISFGLAILTGLIYKKVIQLF
- a CDS encoding amidohydrolase, with protein sequence MKKYKALLFLLISITSFSQELNKDCEVIEQKVIEWRRDFHQNPELSNREFETAKKIAKHLKSLGIETQENVAKTGVVGILKGKKTGKVLALRADIDALPVIERNDLSFKSNVKSTYLGKEVGVMHACGHDTHIAILMGVAEVLTKNKDKINGTVKFIFQPAEEGAPEGEEGGAELMVKEGVLKNPDVDAIFGLHISSGQDVGTITYKPGGIMAASQTFRIKVKGKQSHGSRPWASIDPIMISAKIIDALQTIISREVDLTNEGAVITVGKIDAGVRSNIIPESAEMIGTIRTLDYGMQKQINDRMKEMVPAIAKSYRAEATIEIEKGYPITYNNIELTKQVLPTLQNVAGKENVHLIKAITGAEDFSFFQKEIPGFYFFLGGKTIGNNNPYPHHTPDFQIDESGMLLGVKTMTQLTLDFLNN
- a CDS encoding DUF7935 family protein, with translation MEDKIIEGLAFALPALVTGGVAYFMFSAFLQRDENEKKFEALIQKKKESLPLKLQAYERLLLYCERINPAKLLTRVNPIGTDTDSYAHLLIANMEQEFEHNLVQQIYVHEDAWTAVLGSKLSIVNKIRTTAESSESAKDLRENLLIDYSQIESPTETAIAIIKQQVKRLI